Proteins encoded within one genomic window of Streptomyces sp. NBC_01314:
- a CDS encoding TatD family hydrolase has product MPSNDSGNASGKNAKNAAPPLPEPLRVPVADSHTHLDMQSGTVEEGLAKAASVGVTTVVQVGCDIKGSRWAAETAERYAAVHATVALHPNEAPRIVHGDPDGWSRQGTRTPGGTAALDDALAEIDRLAALEQVKGVGETGLDYFRTGPEGKAAQERSFRAHIEIAKRHGKALVIHDRDAHDDVLRILKEEGAPERTVFHCYSGDADMAAVCAEHGYFMSFAGNMTFKNAQPLRDALAVSPLELVLVETDAPFLTPAPYRGRPNAPYLIPVTVRAMAAVRGIDEDALATALAANTARAFDY; this is encoded by the coding sequence ATGCCTTCGAACGACTCCGGCAACGCGTCCGGCAAGAACGCCAAGAACGCCGCGCCCCCGCTCCCCGAACCCCTCCGGGTGCCGGTCGCGGATTCGCACACGCATCTGGACATGCAGTCCGGCACGGTCGAGGAGGGCCTCGCGAAGGCCGCCTCCGTGGGGGTGACGACGGTCGTCCAGGTCGGCTGCGACATCAAGGGCTCGCGCTGGGCCGCCGAGACGGCCGAGCGGTACGCGGCGGTCCACGCGACGGTCGCGCTGCACCCCAACGAGGCGCCGCGGATCGTGCACGGCGACCCGGACGGCTGGTCCCGGCAGGGCACGCGTACGCCCGGCGGCACCGCCGCGCTCGACGACGCGCTCGCGGAGATCGACCGGCTGGCCGCGTTGGAGCAGGTCAAGGGGGTCGGGGAGACGGGGCTCGACTACTTCCGGACCGGGCCGGAGGGCAAGGCCGCCCAGGAGCGGTCCTTCCGCGCACACATCGAGATCGCCAAGCGGCACGGCAAGGCGCTGGTCATCCACGACCGCGACGCCCACGACGACGTGTTGCGGATCCTGAAGGAGGAGGGCGCGCCCGAGCGGACCGTCTTCCACTGCTACTCCGGTGACGCCGACATGGCCGCCGTGTGCGCCGAGCACGGCTACTTCATGTCCTTCGCCGGGAACATGACCTTCAAGAACGCCCAGCCGCTGCGCGACGCCCTCGCCGTCTCGCCCCTCGAACTCGTCCTCGTCGAGACCGACGCGCCCTTCCTGACGCCCGCGCCGTACCGCGGACGGCCCAACGCGCCATATCTCATTCCGGTCACGGTTCGGGCGATGGCCGCGGTGCGGGGCATCGACGAGGACGCGCTGGCGACGGCGCTCGCGGCGAACACGGCGAGGGCGTTCGATTACTGA
- a CDS encoding penicillin-binding transpeptidase domain-containing protein, with protein MRKGVKVAIVGGVFAAMVGGAGYGGYNFVTALNGDGGSAEKQTGPPGADEVRETTEKFFAAWEKGDSATASSYTNDAVDSGKVFGSFTGTARIDDVRIEPGKPTGTGGRTVPFSVEATVSYEGKSKELSYKSRLTVVRGKTTGRALVDWQPSVVHPELKAGDTLFTEEAAAAPIEAVDRDGKVLTKEKYPSLGPILDTLRERYGADAGGTPGIELGIHHTATDAGDTTLLTLAEGKAGRLETTISARTQAAAEQAVKKYAESSVVALQPSTGQVLAVANHRKDSFNAAFQGELPPGSTMKIVTAAMLIDNGVTSMNGPAPCPDTATWMSQTFKNLPGMKADETPSATLANSFERSCNTAFIKLIDEKPLSDASLTEEAQERFGIGRDDWKTGIVSMDGKVPPSGGPNRAANAIGQGDVLMNPLNMASVTSTAITGAFRQPYLVSPELDDRELATAKGLSPGTSSQLKQMMRLTATQGTAATVMSPLNGDIGAKTGSAEIDGQAVADSWFTGFRGDVAAAAMSEGGGRGGEAAGPIVVDVLKAGG; from the coding sequence ATGCGCAAGGGGGTCAAGGTCGCCATAGTCGGCGGAGTTTTCGCGGCGATGGTGGGGGGTGCCGGGTACGGCGGGTACAACTTCGTGACGGCGCTCAACGGGGACGGCGGGAGCGCGGAGAAGCAGACCGGGCCGCCGGGTGCGGACGAGGTCCGGGAGACGACGGAGAAGTTCTTCGCGGCCTGGGAGAAGGGCGACTCGGCCACGGCGTCGTCGTACACGAACGACGCGGTGGACTCGGGCAAGGTCTTCGGCAGCTTCACCGGCACCGCGCGGATCGACGACGTGAGGATCGAGCCGGGCAAGCCCACCGGGACCGGCGGCCGGACCGTCCCGTTCTCCGTCGAGGCGACCGTGTCGTACGAGGGCAAGAGCAAGGAACTGTCGTACAAGAGCCGGCTGACCGTCGTGCGGGGGAAGACCACCGGGCGGGCCCTGGTCGACTGGCAGCCGTCCGTCGTGCACCCCGAGCTGAAGGCAGGCGACACGCTGTTCACCGAGGAGGCGGCGGCGGCGCCCATCGAGGCGGTGGACCGGGACGGCAAGGTGCTGACCAAGGAGAAGTACCCCTCCCTCGGGCCGATCCTCGACACCCTGCGCGAACGCTACGGCGCCGACGCGGGCGGCACCCCCGGCATAGAGCTGGGCATCCACCACACCGCCACGGACGCCGGCGACACCACCCTGCTGACCCTCGCCGAGGGCAAGGCGGGCAGGCTGGAGACCACGATCAGCGCGCGGACGCAGGCGGCGGCCGAGCAGGCGGTCAAGAAGTACGCCGAGTCGTCCGTGGTCGCCCTGCAGCCCAGCACCGGTCAGGTGCTGGCCGTCGCCAACCACCGCAAGGACAGCTTCAACGCGGCCTTCCAGGGTGAACTCCCGCCCGGCTCCACGATGAAGATCGTCACCGCCGCGATGCTCATCGACAACGGCGTGACCTCCATGAACGGCCCCGCCCCCTGCCCCGACACGGCCACCTGGATGAGCCAGACCTTCAAGAACCTGCCGGGCATGAAGGCGGACGAGACGCCGAGCGCCACGCTCGCCAACAGCTTCGAACGGTCCTGCAACACGGCCTTCATCAAGCTGATCGACGAGAAGCCGCTGTCCGACGCGTCGTTGACCGAGGAGGCGCAGGAGCGGTTCGGGATCGGCCGGGACGACTGGAAGACGGGCATCGTCTCCATGGACGGCAAGGTGCCGCCCTCCGGCGGGCCGAACCGGGCCGCCAACGCGATCGGTCAGGGTGACGTCCTGATGAACCCGTTGAACATGGCGTCGGTGACGTCCACGGCGATCACGGGTGCGTTCCGGCAGCCGTATCTGGTCTCACCCGAGCTGGACGACCGGGAGTTGGCCACGGCGAAGGGGCTGTCGCCCGGTACGTCGTCGCAGTTGAAGCAGATGATGCGGCTGACCGCGACGCAGGGCACGGCCGCGACCGTCATGTCCCCGCTCAACGGGGACATCGGGGCGAAGACCGGGTCCGCCGAGATCGACGGGCAGGCCGTGGCGGACAGCTGGTTCACCGGGTTCCGCGGGGATGTGGCCGCGGCGGCGATGTCGGAGGGTGGTGGCCGTGGCGGTGAGGCGGCCGGCCCGATCGTGGTGGATGTGCTCAAAGCCGGGGGGTGA
- a CDS encoding penicillin-binding transpeptidase domain-containing protein gives MGKRRRVDERKAAKSGRSRRHLVLGGVAVAALGGGAVAVYTVFGAGASADDGSGGAEAVKSGPLSAGEVRTAATAFLTSWQKGTVTKAAAATDDSAAAKTALTGFAKDAHVKDVTLTRGKRSGDKVPFTVKGTVAYKGTEKPVAYASALTVVRAEKDGEPVVDWQPSVVHPDLDEGDRLVTGEAGTPPVKALDRDGGELTTEKYPSLGSVLDGLREKYGKKAGGKAGVELRIVRADPAQDASDGRSGTSESKSSENSTKSTGSGKEKAADKTLLELNEGTPGELRTTLSPSLQATAEAKVAATKRASVVVMRPSTGEILAAANSGSFNVAFQGSLAPGSTMKIVSSALLLDKGLASAGKVHPCPKFSSYGGWKFQNDDKFEIKGGTFKASFARSCNTAFISQAKELDDNSLTLEAQQVFGLGLNNWAIGVSSFDGAVPVQSAAPMAASLIGQGGVRMNPLNMASVVSTAKTGVFKQPYLVAPSVDGRTLATASRPLSETVRSQLRELLQYTAAAGTAAEAMSGLGPDYGAKTGSAEVDGQKEPNGWFTAWKGDLASAGVVQEGGHGSESAGPIVAALLRAGSGG, from the coding sequence GTGGGTAAGAGAAGGCGTGTCGACGAGCGGAAGGCCGCGAAGTCGGGGAGGTCACGGCGGCACCTGGTGCTGGGCGGAGTGGCGGTCGCGGCCCTCGGTGGCGGCGCCGTCGCCGTGTACACGGTGTTCGGCGCCGGCGCGTCGGCCGACGACGGTTCGGGCGGCGCCGAGGCCGTGAAGAGCGGCCCCCTGTCCGCCGGCGAGGTCCGTACGGCCGCGACCGCGTTCCTCACCTCCTGGCAGAAGGGCACCGTCACGAAGGCCGCCGCCGCCACGGACGACTCGGCGGCCGCGAAGACCGCGCTGACCGGATTCGCCAAGGACGCCCACGTGAAGGACGTCACCCTCACCCGCGGCAAGCGCTCGGGCGACAAGGTGCCGTTCACGGTGAAGGGCACGGTCGCCTACAAGGGCACGGAGAAGCCCGTGGCCTACGCGTCCGCCCTCACCGTCGTACGGGCCGAGAAGGACGGCGAACCCGTCGTCGACTGGCAGCCGTCCGTCGTCCACCCCGACCTCGACGAGGGCGACCGCCTGGTGACCGGCGAGGCGGGCACGCCCCCGGTGAAGGCCCTCGACCGGGACGGCGGCGAGCTGACGACGGAGAAGTACCCGTCGCTGGGCTCGGTGCTGGACGGTCTGCGGGAGAAGTACGGCAAGAAGGCGGGCGGCAAGGCGGGCGTCGAGCTGCGGATCGTCCGGGCGGACCCGGCACAGGACGCGTCGGACGGCAGGTCCGGCACCTCCGAGTCCAAGTCGTCCGAGAACTCCACCAAGTCCACCGGGTCCGGCAAGGAGAAGGCCGCCGACAAGACGCTGCTGGAGCTGAACGAGGGCACTCCGGGTGAGTTGAGGACGACGCTCAGCCCGTCGTTGCAGGCCACCGCCGAGGCGAAGGTGGCGGCCACGAAGCGGGCGTCGGTGGTCGTGATGCGCCCCTCGACCGGCGAGATCCTGGCCGCGGCGAACTCCGGCAGCTTCAACGTGGCGTTCCAGGGCTCCCTGGCCCCCGGCTCCACGATGAAGATCGTGTCGTCGGCGCTGCTCCTCGACAAGGGCCTGGCCTCTGCGGGCAAGGTCCACCCGTGCCCCAAGTTCTCGTCGTACGGCGGCTGGAAGTTCCAGAACGACGACAAGTTCGAGATCAAGGGCGGCACCTTCAAGGCGAGCTTCGCCCGCTCCTGCAACACCGCCTTCATCTCCCAGGCGAAGGAGCTGGACGACAACTCCCTGACCCTGGAGGCCCAGCAGGTGTTCGGGCTCGGCCTGAACAACTGGGCCATCGGCGTGTCCAGCTTCGACGGCGCGGTGCCCGTGCAGAGCGCCGCCCCGATGGCGGCCTCGCTGATCGGCCAGGGCGGAGTGCGGATGAACCCGCTGAACATGGCGTCGGTGGTGTCGACGGCCAAAACCGGCGTCTTCAAGCAGCCCTACCTGGTCGCGCCGTCCGTCGACGGCCGCACCCTCGCCACCGCCTCCCGGCCACTGTCCGAGACAGTCCGCTCCCAGCTCCGCGAACTCCTCCAGTACACCGCCGCGGCCGGTACGGCGGCCGAGGCGATGTCGGGCCTCGGCCCCGACTACGGTGCCAAGACCGGCTCCGCCGAGGTCGACGGCCAGAAGGAGCCCAACGGCTGGTTCACCGCCTGGAAGGGCGACCTGGCCTCCGCCGGAGTCGT
- the rsmI gene encoding 16S rRNA (cytidine(1402)-2'-O)-methyltransferase — MTGILVLAGTPIGDVSDAPPRLAQELAGADVVAAEDTRRLRRLTQALGVQPGGRIVSYFEGNEAARTPELVEALVGGARVLLVTDAGMPSVSDPGYRLVAAAVEKDIRVTAVPGPSAVLTALALSGLPVDRFCFEGFLPRKAGERLGRLREVAEERRTLVYFEAPHRLDATLAAMAEAFGAQRRAAVCRELTKTYEEIKRGPLGELAEWAAAGVRGEITVVVEGAPEKGPEELDAAELVRRVRVREEAGERRKEAIAAVAVEAGLPKREVFDAVVAAKRSAP, encoded by the coding sequence GTGACAGGAATCCTTGTGTTGGCAGGTACCCCCATCGGTGATGTTTCGGATGCGCCGCCCCGGCTCGCCCAGGAGTTGGCCGGTGCGGACGTGGTCGCCGCCGAGGACACCCGGCGGCTCCGGCGGCTCACCCAGGCGCTGGGCGTGCAGCCGGGCGGGCGGATCGTCTCCTACTTCGAGGGCAACGAGGCGGCGCGCACGCCGGAACTCGTCGAGGCGCTGGTGGGCGGGGCGCGGGTGCTGCTGGTCACGGACGCGGGGATGCCGTCGGTCTCCGACCCCGGGTACCGGCTCGTCGCCGCCGCCGTGGAGAAGGACATCCGCGTCACGGCCGTACCGGGGCCCTCGGCCGTGCTCACCGCGCTCGCGCTGTCCGGGCTGCCCGTCGACCGGTTCTGCTTCGAGGGGTTCCTGCCGCGCAAGGCCGGGGAGCGGCTCGGACGGCTGCGTGAGGTCGCGGAGGAACGGCGGACCCTCGTGTACTTCGAGGCGCCCCACCGCCTGGACGCGACGCTCGCGGCGATGGCCGAGGCCTTCGGCGCGCAGCGGCGGGCCGCCGTGTGCCGTGAGCTGACCAAGACGTACGAGGAAATCAAGCGGGGCCCTCTCGGGGAGTTGGCCGAGTGGGCGGCGGCCGGTGTGCGCGGGGAGATCACCGTCGTGGTCGAGGGGGCGCCGGAGAAGGGGCCGGAGGAGCTGGACGCGGCGGAGTTGGTGCGGCGGGTTCGGGTGCGGGAAGAGGCGGGGGAGCGGCGCAAGGAGGCGATCGCCGCGGTGGCCGTTGAGGCGGGGTTGCCGAAGAGAGAGGTCTTCGACGCGGTGGTGGCTGCGAAGCGTTCGGCGCCATAG
- a CDS encoding dolichyl-phosphate-mannose--protein mannosyltransferase: MTSTASSTDTRQDQATEEQRPSWQHRLRRFGYAAPPRGDVRTRLVPPYTRPSPRVLAVLGLREAAAARLVRWSAWGGPLLVTLVAGLTRFYNLGSPKAVIFDETYYAKDAWAIVHRGYEVNWAKNANELILQNNGNVPIPTDAAYVVHPPVGKYVIGLGELMFGFDPFGWRFMTALLGTLSVLMLCRIGRRIFRSTFLGCLAGALMAVDGLHFVMSRTALLDQVLMFFVLAAFGCLVIDRDRARERLAAALPPDGDGVVRPNSLIAETTRLGLRPYRLLAGLCLGLALGTKWNALYFMVFFGIMTVLWDYAARKVAGARQPLIATLQRDLGLAFLSTVPVMIVTYLVSWTGWIVSPDDGAGGYYRDWAATEGKGGWFSWLPDWLRSLWHYEHAVYEFHVGLSSPHTYQSNPWSWIVAGRPVSYFYESPSPGNDGCATDTADKCAREVLAIGTPLLWWAAAFAVLYVLWRWFFRRDWRAGAIACGIAAGYLPWFLYQERTIFYFYAVVFLPFLCLAVTMMIGAILGPPGAPERRRVAGAAGAGVLVLLIAWNFIYFWPIYTGQPIPIDSWRSRMWLDTWV, from the coding sequence GTGACCAGTACCGCGTCCTCCACGGACACCCGGCAGGACCAGGCCACCGAAGAGCAGCGGCCGTCGTGGCAGCACCGCCTGCGCCGATTCGGCTACGCGGCACCACCGAGAGGCGACGTCCGCACCCGGCTGGTGCCCCCGTACACCCGGCCGAGCCCGCGCGTCCTGGCCGTGCTCGGGCTGCGCGAGGCGGCCGCGGCGCGCCTGGTCCGCTGGTCGGCGTGGGGTGGTCCGCTGCTGGTGACGCTGGTCGCGGGGCTGACGCGGTTCTACAACCTGGGCAGCCCCAAGGCGGTGATATTCGACGAGACGTACTACGCCAAGGACGCGTGGGCGATCGTTCATCGCGGGTACGAGGTCAACTGGGCCAAGAACGCCAACGAGCTGATCCTCCAGAACAACGGGAACGTGCCGATCCCGACGGACGCGGCGTACGTGGTCCACCCACCGGTCGGCAAGTACGTGATCGGTCTGGGCGAGCTGATGTTCGGGTTCGACCCGTTCGGCTGGCGCTTCATGACGGCCCTGCTCGGCACGCTCTCCGTGCTGATGCTCTGCCGGATCGGCCGCCGTATCTTCCGCTCGACGTTCCTCGGCTGCCTGGCGGGCGCGCTGATGGCGGTGGACGGCCTGCACTTCGTGATGAGCCGCACGGCACTGCTCGACCAGGTGCTGATGTTCTTCGTCCTGGCCGCGTTCGGCTGCCTGGTCATCGACCGCGACCGAGCACGCGAACGGCTGGCCGCCGCGCTCCCCCCGGACGGCGACGGGGTCGTGCGCCCCAACTCCCTCATCGCCGAGACGACCCGCCTGGGCCTGCGCCCGTACCGCTTGCTGGCCGGCCTCTGCCTGGGCCTGGCTCTGGGCACCAAGTGGAACGCCCTGTACTTCATGGTGTTCTTCGGGATCATGACGGTGCTCTGGGACTACGCGGCCCGCAAGGTCGCCGGCGCCCGTCAGCCGCTGATCGCGACGCTCCAGCGCGACCTGGGCCTCGCGTTCCTGTCCACGGTCCCGGTCATGATCGTCACCTATCTGGTCTCCTGGACTGGCTGGATCGTCTCCCCGGACGACGGCGCCGGCGGTTACTACCGCGACTGGGCCGCGACCGAGGGCAAGGGCGGCTGGTTCAGCTGGCTGCCGGACTGGCTGCGCAGTCTGTGGCACTACGAGCACGCGGTCTACGAGTTCCACGTCGGCCTGTCGTCCCCGCACACGTACCAGTCGAACCCGTGGAGCTGGATCGTCGCCGGCCGCCCGGTCTCGTACTTCTACGAGTCGCCGTCGCCCGGCAACGACGGCTGCGCCACCGACACCGCCGACAAGTGCGCCCGCGAGGTCCTCGCCATCGGCACGCCTCTTCTGTGGTGGGCCGCCGCGTTCGCGGTTCTCTACGTCCTGTGGCGCTGGTTCTTCCGCCGCGACTGGCGCGCCGGCGCGATCGCCTGCGGCATCGCCGCCGGCTACCTCCCGTGGTTCCTCTACCAGGAACGCACGATCTTCTACTTCTACGCCGTCGTCTTCCTCCCCTTCCTCTGCCTCGCCGTCACCATGATGATCGGCGCCATCCTCGGCCCCCCCGGCGCCCCGGAACGCCGCCGCGTCGCCGGCGCGGCAGGAGCCGGCGTGCTGGTCCTCCTGATCGCCTGGAACTTCATCTACTTCTGGCCCATCTACACGGGCCAGCCCATCCCGATCGACTCGTGGCGGTCGCGGATGTGGCTGGATACCTGGGTGTGA
- a CDS encoding ubiquitin-like domain-containing protein, protein MSNVQSSSYETYGPPDDTSWQPARYDAEPPQYVAEPPQYDAESPPYEAETLSYEVYADTYRPAYQGRSAREGRPGRDVSEELIPEPAVPVGGGRGGSRRTVRRRRAAGRPGSLRRLVPQALVVAFLAGGTSAFVAKDKAIELTVDGRPRTLHTFADDVSELLADEGVAFGAHDVIAPAPGTALSSGDEVAVHYGRPVGLTLDGRPHKVWTTARTVDGALQQLGVRAEGAYVSTSRSRRIGREGLELDVRTERTVTIMADGRTRTIRTNAATVGEAVEQAGVTLRGEDTTSVAWASFPRDGQAVTVLRVTGSQEVREVPIPFRVLRAEDPSLFRGTEVVERAGHPGTRRSTYALRTVNGVRQRPRLLRTEVVREPQDQIVKVGTKAMPTSAAGAEGLNWSGLAECESGGRPNAVDPSGTYGGLYQFDTRTWQSLGGSGRPQDASAGEQTLRAKKLYVQRGASPWPHCGARLRG, encoded by the coding sequence GTGAGTAACGTGCAGTCGTCGTCGTACGAGACCTATGGCCCTCCGGACGACACGAGTTGGCAGCCGGCGCGGTATGACGCCGAGCCGCCGCAGTACGTCGCAGAGCCGCCGCAGTACGACGCCGAGTCACCGCCGTACGAGGCTGAGACGCTGTCGTACGAGGTCTATGCGGACACGTACCGGCCCGCATACCAGGGCCGGTCCGCCCGTGAGGGCCGGCCCGGCCGTGACGTGTCGGAAGAGCTGATCCCCGAGCCCGCCGTGCCGGTGGGTGGTGGGCGGGGTGGCTCCCGGCGCACCGTGCGGCGCAGGCGGGCCGCCGGGAGGCCCGGTTCGCTGCGGCGGCTGGTGCCGCAGGCGCTGGTGGTGGCGTTCCTCGCGGGCGGGACCTCCGCGTTCGTGGCGAAGGACAAGGCGATCGAGCTGACCGTCGACGGACGGCCGCGCACGCTGCACACCTTCGCCGACGACGTCTCCGAGCTGCTCGCCGACGAAGGCGTCGCCTTCGGCGCCCACGATGTCATCGCACCCGCCCCCGGCACCGCGCTGAGCAGCGGTGACGAGGTCGCCGTGCACTACGGGCGGCCCGTCGGCCTCACCCTCGACGGCCGGCCGCACAAGGTCTGGACGACCGCCCGCACGGTGGACGGGGCACTCCAGCAGCTCGGGGTGCGTGCGGAGGGCGCGTACGTGTCGACCTCGCGCTCCCGGCGCATCGGGCGTGAGGGGCTGGAGCTGGACGTCCGGACCGAGCGCACCGTCACGATCATGGCGGACGGGCGGACGCGCACGATCCGGACGAACGCGGCGACCGTGGGGGAGGCGGTGGAGCAGGCCGGGGTCACCCTGCGCGGGGAGGACACCACCTCGGTCGCGTGGGCGAGCTTCCCCCGGGACGGGCAGGCGGTGACCGTACTGCGGGTGACCGGGTCCCAGGAGGTCCGCGAGGTGCCGATCCCGTTCCGGGTGCTCCGCGCCGAGGACCCCTCGCTCTTCCGGGGCACCGAGGTCGTCGAGCGGGCCGGTCATCCGGGCACGCGCCGGAGCACGTACGCGCTCCGCACGGTCAACGGGGTCAGGCAGCGGCCGCGGCTGCTCCGCACGGAGGTCGTGCGTGAGCCGCAGGACCAGATCGTGAAGGTCGGGACGAAGGCGATGCCGACGTCCGCGGCGGGGGCGGAGGGGTTGAACTGGTCCGGGCTCGCCGAGTGCGAGTCCGGGGGGCGGCCGAACGCGGTCGATCCCTCCGGGACGTACGGGGGGCTGTATCAGTTCGATACGCGGACCTGGCAGAGCCTCGGCGGCAGTGGTCGTCCCCAGGATGCCTCGGCGGGCGAACAGACCCTCCGCGCGAAGAAGTTGTACGTCCAGCGGGGGGCGAGCCCTTGGCCGCATTGCGGTGCGCGGCTGCGGGGGTGA